One part of the Hyphomicrobiales bacterium genome encodes these proteins:
- a CDS encoding DUF2306 domain-containing protein, whose protein sequence is MPCLITPHQLTSPTAHRSFSSSIPSDRLSWLIKHRTTLGLSTLAVIPLAFAFFRLTWLAETPLTSSLDAKTRTFIAEPLPLVLHVTSAPLFSGLGALLFSSPLLAKRPDLHRLIGKAVAISGLVAALSGLWLTLSLHAADPSVPARTGMRMVVGSTMLASILIALFAIASRRVHAHRTWMTRAYAIGLSESTQAILLFLTFLALGELTPSMVTLMITLGWAINLSVAETHLRNHRPAPNRPRRLSAF, encoded by the coding sequence ATGCCCTGCCTCATCACCCCCCATCAGCTCACCAGCCCAACCGCCCACCGCTCGTTTTCCAGCAGCATCCCGTCAGACCGCCTGTCCTGGCTCATCAAGCACCGCACAACGTTAGGGCTTTCGACCCTGGCCGTGATCCCACTGGCCTTTGCCTTCTTTCGCCTCACCTGGTTGGCGGAAACACCCCTGACGTCGTCGCTTGATGCCAAGACCCGCACGTTCATCGCCGAGCCCTTGCCGCTGGTGTTGCATGTGACGTCCGCGCCGCTGTTCAGCGGCCTGGGTGCACTGTTGTTCTCATCCCCGCTGCTCGCCAAGCGGCCGGATTTGCACCGCCTGATCGGCAAGGCGGTCGCGATCAGCGGCCTGGTCGCTGCTTTGTCGGGACTATGGCTGACACTATCACTCCACGCCGCGGACCCCTCTGTACCGGCTCGCACCGGCATGCGCATGGTTGTCGGCTCGACCATGCTTGCCTCCATCCTGATCGCGCTGTTTGCCATCGCGTCGCGCCGCGTGCACGCCCACCGCACCTGGATGACCCGCGCCTATGCGATTGGGTTGAGCGAAAGCACGCAGGCGATCCTCCTCTTCCTAACCTTTCTGGCTCTTGGCGAACTGACCCCCAGCATGGTGACGCTGATGATCACGCTTGGCTGGGCGATCAATCTCAGCGTTGCCGAAACCCATCTGCGCAACCATCGTCCTGCGCCCAACAGACCGCGCCGCCTGTCAGCATTCTGA
- a CDS encoding thermonuclease family protein, whose protein sequence is MSQGHRHLLTRRKLLAAALPLTSGFVGGLAFAPQTGSGVWRVPFAAASSSPTQAFMSDTLPHPDWSTLEVGPQVRIKAIVDGDTVELERGPDVRMVGTQAPKLPLGRDHVAEWPLARAAKRLLEELVDVGGADAQLFFGGRRGDRHGRHLAHIVLNNGPDGPIWLQGSMVLAGLARVYTFADNRSLIPDLLLREHVAREQQRAVWDHPYYAVRDARDAEALLERTNHFELVEGIVLNVAAHRARWYLNFGETWREDFTVTIDREHDPVFEDSRVDLNALQGAPVRVRGWVMDDGGPMIRVDHPEAIERLTTDNR, encoded by the coding sequence TTGAGCCAGGGCCATCGACATCTGCTGACACGGCGAAAGCTGTTGGCGGCTGCGCTGCCTCTGACCTCAGGGTTTGTTGGTGGGCTTGCCTTTGCGCCGCAAACTGGGTCTGGTGTCTGGCGCGTGCCATTCGCCGCCGCTTCGTCTTCGCCAACCCAAGCCTTTATGTCCGACACGCTCCCCCATCCCGACTGGTCCACCTTGGAAGTCGGCCCGCAGGTTCGCATCAAAGCCATTGTCGATGGTGATACGGTGGAGTTGGAACGTGGGCCCGATGTGCGCATGGTCGGCACGCAGGCGCCCAAGCTGCCGTTAGGACGTGATCATGTGGCCGAGTGGCCTTTGGCCCGGGCCGCCAAACGCTTGCTGGAAGAGTTGGTGGATGTCGGCGGGGCTGACGCGCAGCTCTTCTTTGGTGGTCGGCGAGGCGATCGCCACGGGCGGCATCTGGCACACATCGTTCTCAACAATGGCCCCGATGGTCCGATCTGGCTGCAAGGGTCGATGGTGTTGGCCGGGCTCGCCCGTGTCTACACGTTTGCCGACAATCGATCGCTGATCCCAGACCTGTTGCTGCGCGAACATGTCGCGCGCGAACAGCAGCGCGCTGTCTGGGATCATCCCTATTATGCGGTGCGTGATGCCCGCGATGCTGAGGCACTGTTGGAGCGCACCAACCATTTTGAGCTTGTGGAAGGCATTGTTCTCAACGTCGCCGCGCATCGCGCGCGTTGGTACCTTAATTTTGGCGAAACTTGGCGCGAAGACTTCACCGTTACCATTGATCGAGAGCATGATCCGGTGTTTGAGGACAGCAGAGTAGATCTCAATGCCCTGCAGGGCGCGCCGGTTCGGGTGCGCGGTTGGGTGATGGACGATGGCGGGCCGATGATCCGCGTGGATCACCCCGAGGCCATTGAGCGGCTGACGACGGACAACCGCTGA